From Salvia splendens isolate huo1 chromosome 3, SspV2, whole genome shotgun sequence, a single genomic window includes:
- the LOC121794060 gene encoding bidirectional sugar transporter SWEET17-like: MEPLIFFVGVIGNIISVLVFLSPVKTFARIVKHKTTEEFESLPYICTLLNSSLWTYYGIIKPDAYLVATVNGFGVVVELIYVALFFYFASLPSIKAKTAILFGVIDVGFLVAAVLATYLALQGDARIDAIGFISSALNIVMYASPLAAMKRVMTTKSVEYMPFLLTFFLFLNGGVWTFYAVLAQDWFLGVPNVIGLLLGIIQLALYAIYNTQPSKHSHHTDPLLPISDE; encoded by the exons ATGGAGCCTCTAATCTTCTTCGTTGGTGTTATAG GGAACATAATCTCAGTTCTTGTGTTTCTATCTCCTGT GAAGACGTTTGCTCGGATTGTGAAACATAAGACGACAGAGGAGTTCGAGAGCCTTCCCTACATTTGTACGCTGCTGAATTCATCTCTATGGACATACTACGGGATCATTAAACCCGACGCTTACCTTGTAGCTACGGTCAATGGCTTCGGAGTGGTTGTGGAGCTCATATACGTTGCTTTGTTCTTTTATTTTGCTTCTCTTCCATCTATAAAG GCTAAGACAGCAATACTATTTGGAGTGATAGATGTGGGATTTTTAGTTGCAGCTGTATTAGCCACATATTTGGCTTTGCAAGGGGATGCCAGGATTGATGCAATTGGCTTCATCTCATCAGCCCTCAATATTGTTATGTATGCTTCACCTCTTGCAGCCATG AAAAGGGTAATGACAACAAAGAGTGTGGAGTATATGCCTTTCCTTCTAACATTTTTCCTATTCTTGAATGGAGGGGTTTGGACTTTCTATGCAGTGCTAGCGCAGGACTGGTTCCTTGGG GTGCCAAATGTTATTGGATTATTGCTGGGAATAATTCAGTTGGCGCTCTACGCCATTTATAACACTCAACCATCAAAGCATTCTCACCACACAGATCCATTGCTACCTATTTCTGATGAGtaa
- the LOC121795440 gene encoding bidirectional sugar transporter SWEET16-like, producing MASLSFIIGIIGNVISILMFTSPLNTFKQVVKNKSTEDYKGLPYITTLLSTSLWTFYGLLKTGGLLVVTVNGAGAALHVVYVIIFLIYAPHNIKIKSVKLVAAVNVAFLGIVIIITLLALKGETRITLVGLLCAGLTIGMYAAPLSAMRTVIKTRSVKYMPFLLSFFQFLNGGVWSTYALLVKDYYIGVPNGIGFVLGSLQLILYMMYKNKSRPVESDDERKEKEGSAHLVKDGLQLQDLDEKTKNGSSLHKANSLPNNSIITQNVMKTPSLGPLELDKFTQRDIETGSGSNIGL from the exons ATGGCTAGCTTAAGCTTCATTATTGGGATCATTG GAAATGTGATTTCTATACTTATGTTTACGTCTCCATT AAACACATTCAAGCAGGTAGTGAAAAACAAATCAACAGAGGATTACAAAGGACTCCCATACATAACCACCTTACTGAGTACAAGTTTGTGGACATTTTACGGACTCCTTAAGACCGGAGGTTTGCTCGTCGTGACCGTAAACGGAGCAGGAGCTGCTTTGCACGTCGTCTACGTCATCATCTTCCTCATATACGCCCCCCACAACATCAAG ATAAAATCGGTGAAGTTGGTAGCCGCAGTGAATGTTGCGTTTCTTGGAATTGTGATAATTATAACCCTATTAGCTTTGAAAGGAGAAACTCGGATCACACTGGTTGGACTATTATGTGCTGGACTCACTATTGGGATGTATGCTGCACCTCTCTCAGCCATG AGGACAGTGATTAAGACGAGGAGTGTGAAGTATATGCCTTTCCTCCTTTCCTTCTTCCAATTTCTCAACGGAGGCGTGTGGTCCACATACGCCCTACTCGTTAAAGATTACTACATTGGA GTGCCAAATGGAATTGGATTCGTATTGGGCTCGCTCCAATTAATTCTATACATGATGTACAAGAATAAATCGAGGCCCGTAGAATCGGATGATGAGAGGAAAGAAAAGGAAGGATCGGCCCATCTCGTAAAAGATGGGCTTCAACTCCAAGATTTGGACGAGAAGACGAAAAATGGGAGTAGTCTACACAAAGCCAATAGCCTTCCCAACAACTCAATCATCACCCAAAATGTTATGAAAACACCTTCATTGGGCCCTTTGGAATTGGATAAATTCACTCAGAGAGACATTGAAACAGGTTCAGGATCAAATATTGGGCTTTAA